The DNA segment AATCCCTATAAAAACATCGTGGTGGTCTTCAACGGCAGCGGGAAAGACGTGACTGTAACCGACGCGAAGCTGGCGGGCCTGAATCTGAGCCTGCATCCTGCGCTGGCCGCCAGCACGGATTCCATCGTCAAGGCGAGCAAATACGCCGGAAACGGCGTGACCGTGCCGGGGCTGACGACAGCGGTCTTCGTCGGGAAATGAGCCAGAAGCCGCTGCTCGTCCTCGTGACGGGCGTACCGGGGAGCGGCAAGACCACGCTGGCCACTGCCTTGAACGAGCGACTAAGATTCGCCCTGCTCTCCCGCGATGACTTTCAGGTGCGGCTGTGGAACCTGTGGCAGGATCAGCCGGATCTGCTGCCACAGGTTTCCAGAGCGCACTGGGCGGCGTATTACGCCACGGTGGACGCCCTGCTGGATATGGGCGTCAGCGTAGTGGCCGAGGGCAGCGTCCACACCACGCGCGGCGCGGGCGAGATCGCGGCGCTGCTACCCAAAGCCGATGCGGTGGTCATCCATTGCACGGTCCCAAAAGCAGTCAGCCACGAGCGTTTTCGGGTACGGGCAGGAAAAGGGCGGCGGCTCCATCCCGCTTACACCGACGCCGAGAACTTCCGGCAGATGGAGGAGAATCCAGCCCGCTGGGCACACTTTGAGCAGCCCGTGGCGCTGGACATCCCCAAACTGGTTGTGGAGACCGGGAGCGGCTATCAGCCCGGACTGGAAAAGATCCTCAGCTTCATCCAGTCACGCGCTGAAACGTGCTCCTGAGACCCAGACCGACCTGGGGTGAGGAGCGTCTTTCACGCCTGAATAAAGACTGGCTCAGCGAAGTGGCAAACACGGATCAGCCTCCACCGCTTCTTCTGAGAAATATGAGCAACAGGGCCACAAAGTCACGCCCCTGTCTGGCGTTAGCCTTTCTTTTGTCACTGAGCCAGAGAAATACACTCAGCACCATCCCCACACCTCATCTGCATCTGACCTGGAGGTCTTCCATGAAAGTATCCACCCTGACCCGTTCCACCCTGGCTGTGCTGGCCGCGTCTCTGCTGGCCGCCGCCTCTGCCAAGCCGATCATCGTGGGAAGCAAGCTCGATCCCGAAGCGCAGATTCTGGGGCAGATGATCCTGCTGACCCTCAAGAACGCGGGCCTGGAAACCACCGACAAGACCAATCTGGGCGATACCGGTGTGAACCGCAAAGCCATCCTGGCCGGGGAAATCGACGTATATCCCGAATACACCGGCAACGCGGTCTACCTGTTCCCGGCGGCCAAGATCACGCCCAAGCAGGCGGGCAATCCCGGCACCATCTACGGGCTGGCGCGGCAACTGGACAGCAAGAACGGCATTTCGTGGCTCAAGCCCGCCAACGTGAACAACACCTGGGTGATCTCGGTGCCGCAGAAACTGGCGACGGCCCAGAAGCTCAAGAGCGTGGCGGACCTCGCCAAGTACGTCAATGGCGGTGGCAAGTTCAAGATCGCGGGCAGCCCCGAGTACTTCAACCGCTCCGACACCTTCCCGGCCTTCGAGGCCGCCTACGGTTTCAAGCTCAAGCCCGATCAGAAGCTGGTGCTGGCAGGCGCGACGCCTCCGCAGGCGCAGCAGGCCGCCTCTAACGGCACCAACGGCGTGAACGCGGCGATGGCTTACGGCACCGACGGCACACTGGCGGCCCTGAGCATGGTGGCCCTGACCGATCCCAAGGGCGCGCAGTTCGTGTACCAGCCCGCGCCGATCATCCGCACCAGCACCCTCAAGGAAAATCCGCAGGTGGAAGCGGCGCTGAACAAGGTGTTTGCCAGCCTGAACGCCAGCACCCTGCAAGGGCTGAACGCCAAGGTGGCGCTGGAAGGCCGCACCCCGCAGGCCGTGGCCGAGGAATACCTGAAGTCCAAGAACCTGATCAAGTAACCAGGGTTCTCAGAGCGGGCGGTGGAGAGGCCGGAGCAAACGGCACTCCATCGCCCCTTTTCTATCGCCTCTTCTTCATCTTTCAACAAGAAGTAAAGCGGATTGGGCAGTAAAGCATCCCGTCGTCCTCAATGATGGGAATGTTTTTCCGCCTACCCTTGCCCTCACCCCTGCCACCGTGCCCCTGATCCCAATTCCGAGGAGCTTCATCTTGACCGTCCTGAACACATGACCACCTCTCCCCTGAGTCCACAGGTCAAGCCTCGCCGCCTCGCCGCCTCGCCGGATGTGCAACTGATTTTTTGGCTGGGCGGCGCGCTGATGCTGGTGGCCTGCTTCCTGCCGTGGGCGCTGCTGCGGCCCAACCGTCTGGCATCTGGCATATATATGAATCTGCCTGTGGTCTGGATGGTGCTGAACGCGCTGCTGGCGCTGGCCGTTCCAGTCTCGGCCCGGTTCCTGCCGCGCCTGACTCCACTGCTGAGCGGCGCAGCCCTGGCGCTGGGCTTTTACCTGCTGGGGTCACAGATGACCGCCGCCATGCTGGATCAGCCGGAAATCGCGCGGGCCAGCGCCAGCAGCGGGCTGTGGGTGTGGTTGCTGGGGGCGGGGATTGCCGTGTATGGGGCCAGTCAACTGGCTTTGCCGGAGCGCTTCTGGAGCTGGCTGGCGTGGCTATGGCTGCCCGTGCTGATTGTGCTGGCCCTGACCGGACAACTGGCTGACTGGTCCGTGCTGCGCGAGCTGGACGCCCAGAAGTCGCGTTTTCTTCAGGAGGTAGGGCAGCACCTACGCCTGGTGCTGACCGGGCTGGGGCTGGCGGTGTTGATCGGTGCGCCGCTGGCGGTGTGGGTGTCACGGCGGCCCCGTGCAGCGGAGGCGGTGCTGGGCTTTGCCAACGGTATTCAGACCATTCCCAGTCTGGCGCTGCTGGGCCTGCTGATCGCGCCGCTGGGGGCACTGGCGAACGCGTTCCCATTTCTGCGAGAGGTGGGCGTCAGCGGCATTGGCACGGCCCCGGCGCTGACTGCACTGACTCTGTACGCGCTGCTGCCGGTGTTGAGGAACGGGCTGGTGGCCCTGCGTGGCGTATCACCTGGCGCGCTGGACGCCGCACGCGGCATGGGCATGACCGACAACCAGCGCTTCTGGCGGGTGCAGTTGCCGCTGGCGCTGCCCGTGTGGCTGTCTGGCATCCGGCAGGCGGCGGTGCTGCTGGTGGGCGTCGCCAGCATCGCGCAACTGATCGGCGCGGGGGGGCTGGGCTATTTCATCTTCAGCGGCCTGCAAACGGCGGCCAGCGACCTGATTTTGCTGGGTGCGATTCCCGCCGCGCTGCTGGCGATTGGCGTGGATACCCTGCTGCGCGGCCTGGAAGTCCTGCTGACCCGGCAATGGGGGAAGGCGTGAGACCGTCCGCGGACAACCCCAGAGACAGACCACCCATGCCACTTCCCACCTCCCCGGAGCAACCATGATTGAGTTGAAGAATCTGGAAAAGAAGTACGTCAACGAGACCTCCGGCGAGACCTTCTACGCCGTCAGAGACCTGAGCATTGTGTTCCCAGACGGCAAAATTACCGCGCTGCTGGGACCTTCGGGCTGTGGCAAGACCACCACGCTGCGGATGATCAACCGCCTGACCGAACCGACGGGCGGCAAAATTTTGCTGGACGGGCAGGACATCATGGCCCAGCGCCCGGAAGACCTGCGGAGGCAGATCGGTTACGTGATCCAGCAGATCGGGCTGTTTCCGCACCTGAGCGTGTTGCAGAACGTCGCCACCGTGCCGGACCTGCTGGGCCGCCCAAAGGCACAAACTCGGGAGCGGGCGCGCGAGCTGCTGGAGCTGGTGGGCTTGGAACCGGGGCAATTTGGGGGCAAGCATCCCCACGAGCTGTCCGGCGGACAGGCCCAGCGGGTGGGCGTGGCGCGGGCACTGGCCGCCGATCCCCCGGTGTTGCTGATGGACGAACCCTTCGGCGCGCTGGACCCGCTGGCCCGCGACAAGTTACAGGAAGCATTTCTGGACATCCAGCGCCGCCTGCAAAAAACGATTGTGCTGGTCACCCACGACATCGACGAGGCGCTGCGCCTGGGAGACCGCGTGGCCCTGCTGAACGCCGGGGAACTGGCCCAGTTCGGCACGCCCAATGATCTGGTGCGCCACCCCGAGAGCGAATTCGTGAGGCAGTTTCTGGGCGAGGACGCGCTGCTGCGCCAACTAGCGGGTCTGCGTGCCTCTCAACTGGCCCAGCCCGGCGACGCCACGGGCCTGCCGCAGATCAGCGGTTCTTTGAATGTCCGCAGTGCCCTGAGCGTCATGCTGGGCCAGCGCTCGGACGCCCTGGCCGTGCTGGACGCGGATGGGCAGATTGAGGGCGTCCTGACCTGGCAGGCGCTGGAAGAGGCGGGATGACCACAGCTCGCGCGACTGGGACGCGCCGCGCCGCCTCCACGCTGTTGCTGGCGTTGCTGTGGCCCGCGCTGCTGCTGATCTGCCTGATTCCGGGGGTGCTGTCGAGCCTGTTCGCGCCACTGTCGGCGGGGATTCCCCCTGAAACTGGAGACCGCCCCCTGTGGCGGTTGACCCTGATCCATCTGGAACTGGTGCTGGGCGCAGAACTGATCGTGCTGCTGATCGGCGTCCCGTTGGCGGTCTTCGTGACCCGTCCGGGCCGCGCCGCTTTAATGCGCCTGACCGAGACGATCACCGGGCTGGGGCAGACGGTGCCCACCATCGCCATTCTCGCCCTGGCCGTGCCGACACTGGGGCTGGGGTTGCCGCCCACCGTGCTGGGGCTGGTGCTGTACGGGCTGGTCCCGGTGCTGTCCAACGGCATCGCGGGCCTGCTGGCGGTAGATAAGGGCGTGCTGGACGCGGCGCGCGGCGTGGGCATGACGCCCCAGCAGCGCCTGATGCGGGTGGAATTGCCCCTGAGCCTGCCTGTGCTGATGGCTGGAATCCGCACCAGCACGGTCTATAACGTCGGCACGGCAACGATTGGTGCGGCGCTGGGGGCAGGCGGTCTGGGCAGCCTGATCATCAACGGACTGTCACAGCAAAATACGGGACTGGTATTGATCGGCGCGGTGCTGGCCGGATTGCTGGCGCTGAGTCTGGACGCTTTGCTGGCACTGGTTTCTCCAAGCGGGCGGTAAGAACTCCTGTTGGGTTCCTCACCCCGCCCTACAATGCCCCCCATGAGGATTCGTCTCGACCCCTGGCCTGTGGATACCCAGGATGGCCAGCTTACTTTGAAGCCCTTCGCCGGGCTGGTTTTTAATGCAGAGACGGAAGCGTGGGCCGCCATTGCGCCGCGTGATATTCCAGCGCGGCTGCGGCGCGTGCTGGTGGTGGACGGCAAACCACGTATGGAAGCCCGCCTGCTGCTGGACGACGAGGTAGGTGGAATGAGTCTGGCCGGATTCGGCGCGTTCGTGGCCGGAGCGGTGGACCTCTGCCCACACGGCACGCGTCAGGCCGAGTTGCTGGAAGTGGCTGCCCAGCGCATTCTGGCCTACAGCAGCGAGAGCGGCGCGGCGGTCAAGGCGGAGCGCCTCAGCCCGCGCAATCCACACACCGGGCGGCTGGAATACACGCCGCACGTCTTCACGGGCAGCCAGTTGGAGGGCGCAAAAAGCAAGGTGCAGCGCCTGATGCTGGATGCAGAGGCCGAGTTGAGCCACCGGCTGGCCTCCCCCCTGCCACTGGACGAGCATGATCCCAACGCCCTGCCCGACACGCTGGTCTTGCAGGACGGCCCGGTGCGGATCGGCGGAGCTGGCCGCGCGGTGCTGGGTTACGTCAAGACCTTGCACACCGATTACCTGGGTGCGGACCGGATTGGATTGCTGGGCACGCTGAAGCCCGGCGAACGCACCCCGGTCCTGCGCTTCCGTGTGGGCGATCAGGGCGATGGTCAGGGTTCCGAGGGCCGTGAACAGCGCTTTACGTGGTATGTCCGCCTATGCGATCCGCCGTTCTATCAGCACCCGCTGGCCGGGGTGATGCGCCTGGAAATGCACGCGCCGGAGGACAGCGACTTCGTGCCGCGTGGCGTGCTGGACATTGCCAACCTGTCGGGGCGACTGCTGTGCAAACTGGCAAGTGCGCCCCACAAGGACGCCCGCGCCCCGCAGAACCTGATTCCCACCGCCGCGCTGGAACAGGCGATGGGCCGCGCGATGGGCAGCGCCGAACTGGTCACGCGCCGCATCCGCTCGCATCTGGCCCGCGAACTGGGCAAGGAGGCGGTGGCATGACCGGAACCTCCGAGGCCCGGATTGGCATGGTGCTGGGCACCGAGGACGTGACGCCCACCGTCTTCTGGTTCGCCGTCAGTGCGGGCGCAAGCGTGCAACTGGATGACCTGATCGTGGTGGAAACCCTCAAGCCCGATGGCCGCCCGGTGCGCTTCTACGGTCTGGTGGACAATGTTCGCAAGCGGCATGAGGGCGTCACCTTCGAGAGTGATGTGGAGGACGTGGTGGCCGGAATCCTGCCCGCCAGCGTCAGCTACGCGGCGCGGGTGCTGGTCACGCGGGTGGACCCCGAGAACTTCATTCCGCCGCAGCCCGGCGACACGGTGCGGCACGCACGCGGCGACGACCTGAACATGGCCCTCAGCGCCGACAAGATGGGGCAGGCCAGCTTTCCCGGTGGCCTCCTGGCAGATGGTCAGCCCCTGCCCCTGAACTTCCGCTTCGTCAACGGCGAGAGCGGCGGTCACATCAACATCTCCGGCATTTCGGGCGTGGCGACCAAGACCAGTTACGCCCTCTTTTTGCTGCACAGTATCTTCCGTAGCGGGGTGATGGACCGCGTCGCCCAGGAAAGTGGCGGGCGCATGGCGGGCAGCGCGGGCGGGCGAGCAATCATCTTCAACGTCAAGGGCGAGGATTTGCTCTTCTTGGACAAACCGAACAGCAAGGTGGTGAAGAAGGAAGCCGAGGCGGGGGCCAACAAGGGTTTTGGCCGTGACCGCTACGCCATGCTGGGCCTGCCGATGACCCCTTTCCGCGATACCCAGTTTCTGGCCCCGCCGCGCCCCGGAGCCACTGGCAGCGCGATTGTCCCCCACACCGATCAGCGCTCGGAGGGCATCACGCCCTTCATCTTCACCCTGCGCGAGTTCTGCGCCAACCGCCTGCTGCAATACGTCTTCTCGGACGCGGGCAGCAGCCTGAATCTGGGCTTCGTGATCGGCAACATCGAGGAGAAACTGTTCCGACTGGCTGCGGCACAGACCGACAAGGGAACCGGCTTGAAGGTGGACGACTGGCAGGTAGAGCTAAGTGAGGTGCCACCCGAGGACCTGGAATTTGGCGATCTGGGCGGCATTAACCTCCGCACCTTTGACCAGTTGATCTCCTACATAGAATTCAAGCTGCTGGAGGACCGCGACGGCGAGGGCGATCCCAAGTGGGTGCTGAAACAGGCCCCCGGAACGCTGCGCGCCTTTACCCGGCGGCTACGCGGCGTGCAAAAGCACCTGACGCCCCTGATTCGTGGCGACTTAACGGAAGCCGAGGCCACCCGCTACCGCCCCAACCTGCTGAGCGGGGCGCAACTGAGCGTGGTGGACATTCACAACCTGTCCGGCCCGGCGCAAATGTTCGTGGTGGGCGTGCTGCTGCGGCAGGTCTTTGAACACAAGGAAAAATACGGGCGGCAGGACACCGTGTTTGTCGTGCTGGACGAGCTAAACAAGTACGCCCCGCGCGACGACGGCAGCCCTATTAAAGACATCCTGCTGGAAATCGCCGAGCGGGGGCGTTCGCTGGGCATCATCCTGATCGGCGCGCAGCAGACCGCTTCAGAGGTAGAGCGGCGCATCGTCTCCAACGCCGCCATTCGCGTGGTGGGCCGCTTGGATCTGGCCGAGGCCGAGCGCCCCGAATACCGTTTCCTGCCCCAAAGCTTCCGCGCCCGCGCCGGAATTTTGCAACCCGGCACCATGCTGGTGTCTCAGCCAGACGTGCCCAACCCCGTGCTGGTCAACTATCCCTTCCCGGCCTGGGCCACGCGCGGCGACGAGGTGGACGATCTGGGCGGGCGTGACGTGGTGGAAGTGGGCGAGGACTGGCTCCACTGAGCTGGGCATAAAAAAGTGCCCTTCCGGGCGTCATCAATGCTGTGAGTGACATTGGCATACAGGAGGACATGAGCGGTCAACCAGAGGGATCGCTCATGCCTTCTTGTTACAACTGCTGCACCAGAATCGGCGTGGTGGTGGGCTGCTCACTTCCGCCGGGCGGTTCCACGCTGACCGCCAGGGTCAGGCCGTTGGGGGCATCCTGCACCAGCTTGCCCTGCCCATCAATCACGCCCAGCGACACCGGAGTTTTGCCCTCAATCTTCCAGAGCTGGTAGACCTGCCCCTGCGGCGGCGCGGCGGTCAGATACAGAAAGGCGGTGCCATCACGCAAACGCACCACCTGGCCGATCTGGGATTTGTCCGCGCCAGTCAGGGGCTGGCTCACTGCGCCGGGCATGCCCGCGTAACGGGTCAGCGGATCGCTGGGAGGGCGCAATGCGAAGAACAGCGCCATCGCAGCAGCTAGGCCCAGCGTGCCCAGACCCAGGATCCAGCTTTTCCGGTCCGTGACGGGGGCATTCCCTGGGCCGGATGGTGGCCGAGCCTCAGAGAAGGACACATTGCCACTGGGAGCAGTGATTTGGGCCAGTTGCGAGGGCTTCTCGGCGCTCAAACGGGCCATCAATCGGTCAGCCGCTCCCTGCGGCACCTGACCGGGCGGCAGGCGCTCCGGCAGAGCGTGCAGGGCCGCCATATCGCTGCGGTACTCGGCCAGCAGGGCAGGGTCAGCCTGAAGGGCCGCCTGAACACGCGCCTCGTCCTGCGGCGACAGGGTTCCCAATGCCAGGGCGATCAGTTCGTCTGTTTGAATGGACATGCGTGTTCACCTGCCTTCTGCTCAGCGCCGCCACAATAAAGCGTGTGCGTTCCAATTTGAGCATATGGGATGAGAAATCGTAAAGAGAGGGCGAAGGGTCAGAGGGTGCCGGATGATCCCAGCAGGGTCTTCATGCGGCCCAGGGCCGAGCGGAGGCGTGATTTGACGGTGCCCACGGGCAGTCCCAGCAACACAGCCAGTTCGCTGTGGGTGTAGCCCCGATAGTAGGCCAGTTCGACCAACTTGCGGTGTTCCGGCTCCAGCCCCTGCACCGCTTGCTCTGCCATTAAACGGTCAGTGGGATCGGCGGCGGCAGTGGGCGCGTCCCAGTCTTCGATCTCCAGGGATGTATCAGGACGGTCTCGCAGTTCCTGCAAAAAACGGTGGTGCGCGATGCTGACCAGCCAAGTCTTGACGCTGGCCCGCGCCGGATCGAAACGTGCTGCATGCTTCCAGGCGTTCATGAAAGCGTCCTGCACACAACTTTCCACATCATCGGTCTGGCGAAGCATCCGGTAACCCAATGCGTAGAGTAGGCGGGCATACCGTTCATGAAGCTCGCGCAGGGCGTCTTCCTGCCCGCCCGCCATGGCCTGCATCAATGCCTCGTCGGGAAAATCGGGGGGAAGGGTGGGTTGATTCATGGAATGAGGATCACACTAGCAAACGTGAACTACCCTCCACTGTCACCCAGATTGGCATAACTTTATTGATCGGGGGCGCTGGGGTAAGCGCTGAGGTGAAAAACCCTATCTCAGGCTTCCACGCTCCGGGGGGTCACGGCGGCGGCGCTGATCGGGGCGGCGGCTACCTGGGCGGCAGACTGGGCCACGGTCACGGGCTGCTGGATCACGGGCGTGGCGACGATGTTCGCGCCGTCCAGTTCGTCCTTGAGACCCTGGGTACTCTTGCGGAACTCGCGCAGGCCGTGGCCTATGCTCTTGCCCAGTTCGGGCAGTTTGCGGGGGCCGAAGACCACCAAGGCAACCAGTAAAATCACGATCAGTTCTGCGGGGCCGATGTTGGGCATGGTGAAAACCTCCATTCAGGTGGGCGGGCGGGGAAACAGAACAGGGGACGGGTCGCCCGAAGGCTGACCTGCGTCCCCTGAGGACGGATGAACGTGTTCTTTAAAGCTTAGGCAGGCAGCAGTGGCCCGACGATCTTGGTCACGGTGGCCATGTCCAGAGGCTTCCAGAAGTCGGTGGGCGTGGGCGAGTAATCGAGGTTGAACATACTGGCATCAACGACGTTGTCACCGCCCTTGGGCTGGGGGGCCATGTCGGTCTGCAAGTTGGCCGGGGTGTAGCCCAACTGGCGGCGCAGTTCCTGAATACCGCTGGCGTGGTTGGCCTCAACGGCCAGCACACTGGCGGCGGCAGTCAGGTAGCCAGCGGTCAGGATCTTGTCGGCCTGACCCAGGTAAGCGCGAACACCGATCGGCTCGAAGCTGGCGGCCAGCGCCAGGAACAGCTTGTCGTCAATGGTCTTGGGCGACTTGTCGGGATTGGTCAGCAGCGGGGTGAAGTCGATCTTGGGCTTGGGAATCGCCTTTCCGCCCGCGTCCGTGATGGTCTTCTGAAGGAAGGAGACATGGGCGGATTCGTGCGCCGCGATCTGGTCGGCATACTGCTTGACGCGGGCATCGGTCAATTTGGTCCGCAATGCACCGCTGGCGGCAAACTTCAGGTAGAAATCTTCTTCCAGGTATTCCAGCAGCAGGGCGTAATTCAGGATTTCGAGATCCTGTGCCTTGCTCTTGGTGGCCACGCTGGTTTCAGCCAGGGCGGTCATGTTGATTCCGCCGAGCATCACAGCGCCAGCACCGGCTCCGGCGATTTTCAGGAACGAACGGCGGTTGGGGGTGGGGGTAGTCATGTGGAATTCTCCTCTGATTTCATGGGAACGGGTAACAGATGGCTTTGGGTCAAGCCGTTTACTTGATGACAGGCTTGACGATTGCCAGAACCTGATCCATGCTCAGCTCTTTCCAGAGGAACGTGGGGGTGGGGGAGTAATCAGCGTCAAAGTCACCCGCGATGAGGCTGGTGGGCTTTGCAGCGCTCTGAGGGGCAATATCGGTCTGACGAAGAGGGGTCTTGTTGTAGCCCAGCTTCACGCGCAGTTCCTGCACGGCAGACACATGGTTGGCCTCAACAGCGTGGATTTTCCCAGCAGCCACGATCAGCGCGGGGTTGCTCAGGCGGGCCACCTGACCCAGGTAAGCGCGCACGCCTACCGGCTCGAAGGTGGCGGCCAATGCCAGGAACAGCTCGTCATTGATGGGCTTGTTGCCGATCAGCGGGCCGAAATCAAAGGTAGGCTTCGTAACCGGCGTACCCTTCAGGCTGACGATGGTATCGGTCAGAACCTTGACGTGAGAATTCTCATGTCCCGCGATTTCAGCGGCATACTGCTTGACCTGAGCGTCCTTCAGATTGGTTGCATACTTGCCGCCCACCGCGAACATGTTGTAGAACTCGGCTTCCAGGTACTCCAGGGTCAGCGCGTAGTTCAGGATTTCGAGATCCTGCTTGGCGGCTTTCTCGGCAGGCGTCAGTTCCTTGGGCGGCGTGGGCTGATCCTGGGGGCTGCACGCCACCAGCGCTGCGCCTGCACCAGCGAGACCGATATAACCCATGAACTTGCGGCGTGACGTTGCCTGGCCCCCACTGATCTCTGCGTTCGTCATTTCCACTTTCTCCGGCATGAAACTCCTCCCTTGAGCGGCGTTGATCGCCTCTTCGTCCTCCCAGACCTTGGCAGTCTAGAAGGGGTCCAGCTCTCGCAGATGACCGCTGGGGCCTTCCGCATGAACTTTGCTCAATGGGGTATATGCACGCCTACGGGGATTGGATCACCCAGCCCAGGAGCCTAAAGGCCACATGAAGATCGGCCCGGCAATTCAGGGCACGGTCCAGGGCAGCGCCTAGACTGTCAGGCGTGAACGCTTCTTCTCCCCCTTCCCCACTGCATCTGGAGGCCACGCCGGGGCGTCTGGACGCCGTACTGGCCGCACTCACAGATCACAGCCGCTCGCAGGTGGCGGGCTGGATCGCGGGCGGCCATGTGCAGGTGGACGGCGGCGCTGCCCTTAAATCCAGCCTCAAACTGCGCGGCGGCGAACAATTGACGGTGCAGGTACCGCCCCCACCCGAAGCGGCAGTCGAGGCCGAACAGGTGCCGCTGGACGTGCTGTTCGAGGACGAGACCCTGATCGCCGTGAACAAACCCCCCGGCATGATCACCCACCCTGCGCCAGGGGTCCGCAGCGGCACGCTGGTCAATGCCCTGCTGGGCCGCATGGAATTGCCCCGGCAACTGGACTTCGACGGCGAGGGCGGCTACCGCCCCGGCATCGTCCACCGGCTGGACAAGGACACCAGCGGCGTGATCGTGGTGGCCAAGACGGTAGAGGCCCACGCCCGGCTGGCCGCCGCCTTCAAGGACCGCGACACCCGCAAGAGCTATCTGGCGATTGCCGCCGGAAGCTGGAAAGCCACCGAGCCGGTCCAGGTGGACGCGCCCGTGGGCCGCCATCCGGTCCAGCGCCAGCGCATGACCGTGGGCGGCGCGAACGCCCGCGATGCCCAGACCCTGTTCACGCCGCTCTCTGCCCACCCGGACGGGCATGGGCGCACGCT comes from the Deinococcus sp. AJ005 genome and includes:
- a CDS encoding ferritin-like domain-containing protein; the protein is MTTPTPNRRSFLKIAGAGAGAVMLGGINMTALAETSVATKSKAQDLEILNYALLLEYLEEDFYLKFAASGALRTKLTDARVKQYADQIAAHESAHVSFLQKTITDAGGKAIPKPKIDFTPLLTNPDKSPKTIDDKLFLALAASFEPIGVRAYLGQADKILTAGYLTAAASVLAVEANHASGIQELRRQLGYTPANLQTDMAPQPKGGDNVVDASMFNLDYSPTPTDFWKPLDMATVTKIVGPLLPA
- a CDS encoding ferritin-like domain-containing protein, producing the protein MTNAEISGGQATSRRKFMGYIGLAGAGAALVACSPQDQPTPPKELTPAEKAAKQDLEILNYALTLEYLEAEFYNMFAVGGKYATNLKDAQVKQYAAEIAGHENSHVKVLTDTIVSLKGTPVTKPTFDFGPLIGNKPINDELFLALAATFEPVGVRAYLGQVARLSNPALIVAAGKIHAVEANHVSAVQELRVKLGYNKTPLRQTDIAPQSAAKPTSLIAGDFDADYSPTPTFLWKELSMDQVLAIVKPVIK
- a CDS encoding RluA family pseudouridine synthase produces the protein MNASSPPSPLHLEATPGRLDAVLAALTDHSRSQVAGWIAGGHVQVDGGAALKSSLKLRGGEQLTVQVPPPPEAAVEAEQVPLDVLFEDETLIAVNKPPGMITHPAPGVRSGTLVNALLGRMELPRQLDFDGEGGYRPGIVHRLDKDTSGVIVVAKTVEAHARLAAAFKDRDTRKSYLAIAAGSWKATEPVQVDAPVGRHPVQRQRMTVGGANARDAQTLFTPLSAHPDGHGRTLALVRAQPRTGRTHQLRVHLAHLGSPILGDTVYGRASEVISRQALHAQFLELPHPMTGETLHLHAPAPDDLLSAWIALGGVLPDNLETLD